The genomic interval TTTGATTGTGAGTTTTATGAGAGAATCGTTGCGAATAATATGATTATTTTAGATCCGTAGCGAATAAAAATTTACTGTAATAAAAACAAACCGGAACCATATAGAACACTGTGTTTGAATCTTTTAGCAGCTGCCCGTTATCGACTGTATGACTATAGTACATTTTGCCATGGTTATAAAAAAAATGTGATTCTAACTTTAAGGTTCCTATTTTCTCTATTTTTTATGATTTGTTCAAAAAGAATGGAGGAATTCAATGGTAAGGGATGATTTAGTAAGTGTGGTAGTACCTGTTTATAATGTGGAAAAAACGCTTCAAAGAATATCTAAATAGTTTGATAAATCAGACGTATAACAATATAGAAATCATTTGCATTAATGATGGTTCTGTAGGTAATTCTTTGGAGATTCTACAGGAATATAAACAAAAATATCCTGATAAATTTGTTATTTTAACTCAAGAAAATCAAGGTTTAAGTACTGCCAGAAATACTGGTATTAATCTGATGAAAGGGGAATTTTGTCTTTTTTTGGACTCTGATGATTATATTTCTCCTATAATCATAGAACTATGTATCAAAAAAATGATTTATTTTGAATCAGATGGTGTTTATTTCAAAGGAATTCATTTTGCAGAGAATAGGATTTTGGATTATATGTATGTACTTATATCAAAATATCAAATTTCTTGATTCCCAAGAACTAAATGTTTATGATCTGTTTCTTTATACATGCTACTAATGCAGTATTAATCTTTTATCCGACTTCTATTATTAAAAAATATAATCCTGGTTTCATTGACCGATTATTTTGTGAAGATTGGTCGTTTGTGATGTCTTATCTTTCGAAGGTAAAAACAGTATATTGGCTTAATGCAGCATTATATTATTGTCGTATGAATAACACTTCATTATCTAATACAATGTCTGACTGGTACTTGGGTGTATTTGAGGCCGTCGGAGAACGTAAAAAGCCGCTTGAAACAGCAAATTTATGGTGTTTTCATGAACAGTTGCAAAATTTGCTGGGTCTGCGGTATATTTTGAATTTTTATTATTCTAAGGTTTATATAATGTTCC from Brevinema andersonii carries:
- a CDS encoding glycosyltransferase family 2 protein; amino-acid sequence: MWKKRFKEYLNSLINQTYNNIEIICINDGSVGNSLEILQEYKQKYPDKFVILTQENQGLSTARNTGINLMKGEFCLFLDSDDYISPIIIELCIKKMIYFESDGVYFKGIHFAENRILDYMYVLISKYQIS